The Caproicibacterium lactatifermentans genome contains a region encoding:
- a CDS encoding uridine kinase family protein, producing the protein MKHLRTPEYVRFNNNLEDINHMAQRDPAHLVALADRHFHKSVQDVAKKTIARGCRVVLLAGPSSSGKTTTAHLLSDALCQLGHETQIISLDDFYHPEEEAPRREDGTQDFECLEALRVDYIQKCLHDLATSNSCEVPEFDFVHHRPAQQTRHLSLSPDGIAIIEGLHALNPILTKDLPRGSTECVYINVKQNICTRSEVLLEAKEVRMIRRIVRDYNFRGTSPERTLKMWDSVMEGERRYIAPFRAGADFTINSLHAYELGALRNQALMLLRTVVEPGGWIADEVQRLSFALMLCTPVSPTLLPPTSLIREFIGGGLYS; encoded by the coding sequence ATGAAACATTTGCGCACACCTGAATATGTACGATTCAACAATAATTTAGAGGACATCAACCATATGGCACAGCGGGACCCGGCCCATTTGGTGGCACTTGCAGACCGGCATTTTCATAAAAGTGTGCAGGACGTTGCCAAAAAGACCATTGCGCGCGGCTGCCGGGTCGTTTTGCTGGCCGGGCCGAGCAGCAGCGGAAAAACGACAACTGCCCACCTGCTTTCGGATGCACTGTGCCAGTTGGGACATGAAACACAGATAATTTCTCTGGATGATTTCTACCATCCGGAGGAGGAAGCGCCTCGGCGGGAGGACGGCACCCAGGACTTTGAATGTCTGGAAGCACTTCGGGTAGACTATATTCAGAAGTGCCTGCATGATTTGGCTACCTCCAACAGCTGCGAAGTGCCGGAATTTGATTTTGTGCATCATCGTCCTGCCCAGCAGACACGGCATCTAAGCCTTTCCCCGGACGGCATTGCCATTATCGAGGGGCTTCATGCGCTGAACCCAATTTTAACGAAGGACCTGCCGCGCGGCAGTACAGAATGTGTGTATATCAATGTCAAACAGAATATATGCACGCGGTCCGAAGTTTTGCTGGAAGCAAAGGAAGTACGCATGATTCGCCGCATTGTGCGGGATTATAACTTCCGCGGCACTTCCCCCGAGCGGACGCTGAAAATGTGGGATTCGGTTATGGAGGGCGAACGCAGGTATATTGCACCTTTCCGTGCCGGTGCTGACTTCACCATCAATTCCCTGCATGCCTACGAGCTGGGGGCTTTGCGCAATCAGGCGTTGATGCTGCTGCGTACAGTGGTGGAGCCGGGCGGTTGGATTGCCGATGAAGTACAGCGCCTGTCCTTTGCGCTGATGCTCTGCACGCCGGTCAGTCCTACACTGCTGCCGCCGACTTCATTGATTCGGGAATTTATCGGTGGAGGGCTGTATTCCTGA
- a CDS encoding zinc ribbon domain-containing protein yields MGLFEDMVLNAKTAASAVGKKANQVVDISRLRLSAADLNNEISKRFEALGRVVYDARKSGTSSDELVGECVLAIDELYEQLDAVNEQLAAHRCRITCSACGQENPASAVYCSKCGGKLQRDEPVPPQDAPAEDSAVPAQPETPPTEEKQADEKPADEQPAGEDNQQD; encoded by the coding sequence ATGGGCCTGTTCGAAGATATGGTTCTCAACGCAAAGACAGCAGCTTCTGCAGTTGGCAAAAAGGCTAATCAGGTTGTGGATATTTCTAGACTGCGCTTGAGTGCGGCAGATTTAAACAATGAAATCAGCAAGCGTTTCGAGGCGCTGGGACGTGTTGTATACGATGCCCGTAAATCGGGCACTTCTTCTGATGAGCTGGTCGGCGAATGCGTGCTGGCGATTGATGAATTGTATGAGCAGCTGGATGCTGTCAACGAGCAGCTGGCCGCCCACCGCTGCCGTATCACCTGCAGCGCATGTGGCCAGGAAAATCCCGCCAGTGCTGTGTACTGCAGCAAATGCGGCGGAAAGTTGCAGCGGGACGAACCGGTTCCACCGCAGGATGCTCCCGCAGAGGACAGCGCGGTACCGGCTCAGCCGGAAACACCGCCGACAGAGGAAAAACAAGCTGATGAAAAACCCGCGGACGAACAGCCCGCAGGGGAAGACAATCAGCAGGATTGA
- a CDS encoding putative polysaccharide biosynthesis protein has translation MKRKSQSFLKGAAVLVGAVMVVKVLGALFKIPLSWILTPVGSAYFGSAYSLYFPIYSLAAAGFPTAVARMVSARCAQGRFQDVRRLQGVSIRLFTGIGLCAFTLMMALSVPYARLAVRTGPQTVLPAVWALAPCAFFCSMISTYRGLYEGLRNMTPTAVSQIIEAAGRLVFGLGICAALASAAAREYAAHKTVWGVPQPSAEYARLAALPACAAGAVLGVTIGSMLAFFFLMIYYRKNGDGITDAELRRSPEPPTKRVLRRELLHTAIPIALGSLAVNLSTLVDATLLNSRLDDLMHRLPEALLNFYGTLLPPEVVRMHSVPSFLYGCYTNANTLFMLVPTVTQAFAMSALPSVTAAWAGGSHKKLETCVHAVLRLSAMVTLPMGLGLSVMGEPVCRLLFGTQNAPEITGRILSVLGIASIFSALCTPVQSMLQAVGRVDLPVKFLFAGLAVKCVLNYFLVGDPRFQVMGAAVGTLVCYFFILTASLIALRRATGVKLHLLSYFGRPLLAGALTAVSARLLWRVLMLRLPQAAATLLAILGAVLLYLLCAFALEIVTREDIRSLFRQKFPKSLAKKGRIV, from the coding sequence ATGAAGCGGAAAAGCCAGAGCTTTTTAAAAGGAGCCGCCGTGCTGGTTGGGGCAGTTATGGTTGTGAAAGTGCTGGGTGCACTTTTTAAAATACCGCTGAGCTGGATTTTAACGCCGGTAGGCAGTGCCTACTTTGGCAGTGCCTATTCGCTGTATTTTCCCATTTACAGTTTGGCGGCAGCCGGCTTCCCCACGGCGGTGGCACGCATGGTCAGCGCCCGCTGCGCACAGGGGCGTTTTCAGGACGTGCGCCGGCTGCAGGGTGTGTCCATACGCTTGTTTACTGGCATTGGTCTGTGTGCGTTTACACTGATGATGGCACTTTCTGTTCCGTATGCACGGCTGGCCGTGCGGACCGGTCCGCAGACAGTTCTGCCAGCAGTGTGGGCGCTGGCGCCGTGTGCCTTTTTCTGCAGCATGATTTCCACCTACCGCGGGCTGTATGAAGGGCTGCGCAATATGACGCCCACAGCGGTTTCGCAAATCATTGAAGCAGCGGGGCGGCTGGTATTCGGCCTTGGTATCTGCGCGGCGCTGGCATCTGCCGCGGCGCGGGAATACGCCGCACACAAAACAGTGTGGGGCGTACCGCAGCCTTCCGCCGAATACGCGCGGCTGGCGGCACTGCCTGCCTGTGCGGCCGGTGCTGTGCTGGGTGTGACGATTGGCAGTATGCTGGCATTTTTCTTTTTGATGATTTACTACCGAAAAAATGGGGATGGTATTACCGACGCAGAACTGCGCCGCTCACCGGAACCGCCAACAAAACGGGTACTGCGCCGGGAACTGCTGCATACGGCCATTCCCATTGCGCTGGGCTCGCTTGCGGTCAACCTTTCCACACTGGTGGACGCTACCCTTCTCAACAGCCGTCTGGATGACCTGATGCACCGTCTGCCGGAAGCTTTGCTGAATTTTTATGGGACACTGCTTCCGCCGGAAGTCGTCCGTATGCACAGTGTCCCGTCATTCCTGTACGGCTGTTACACCAATGCCAACACGCTGTTTATGCTGGTGCCGACCGTGACACAGGCGTTTGCCATGAGTGCGCTGCCCAGTGTGACAGCGGCATGGGCCGGCGGTTCTCATAAAAAGCTGGAAACGTGCGTTCATGCGGTGCTGCGGCTGTCGGCTATGGTGACACTGCCCATGGGACTGGGCCTTTCCGTGATGGGGGAACCGGTCTGCCGGCTGCTGTTCGGTACACAGAACGCACCGGAAATTACCGGACGCATTCTGTCTGTACTGGGTATCGCGTCTATTTTTTCCGCACTGTGCACACCGGTACAAAGTATGCTGCAGGCAGTGGGAAGGGTGGACCTGCCGGTCAAGTTCCTGTTTGCGGGCCTTGCGGTCAAATGCGTTCTCAATTATTTTTTGGTTGGTGACCCACGCTTTCAGGTTATGGGGGCAGCAGTCGGTACACTGGTGTGCTATTTCTTTATTCTGACAGCGTCCCTCATTGCTCTGCGCCGCGCGACAGGGGTGAAACTGCATCTGTTGTCCTACTTTGGCAGGCCGCTGCTGGCCGGGGCACTGACTGCGGTGTCCGCAAGGCTTTTGTGGCGGGTGCTGATGCTCCGTTTGCCGCAGGCCGCAGCAACTCTTCTAGCGATTCTGGGGGCCGTTCTTCTGTACCTTTTGTGTGCCTTTGCATTGGAAATTGTCACAAGAGAGGATATACGCTCGCTGTTCCGGCAGAAATTCCCTAAAAGCCTTGCAAAAAAGGGCCGTATCGTGTAA
- the mazG gene encoding nucleoside triphosphate pyrophosphohydrolase, whose protein sequence is MAFQQKNRYDLKDLRRIIEILRAPGGCPWDRAQDHHSIRNDFIEETYEAVEAIDREDSTLLREELGDVLFQVLFHCQLEQEAGRFSFDDIVDGVAKKMIVRHPHVFGTVKVSSMSQLLQNWDAIKEKTKKQTSQTEVLRSVSPALPSLMRAAKIQKKAQKAGYPPEQPPQKAVSRQEAGELLLQAVRTVHAAGLEPEQVLQEATESYIDSFSQWEAAQTLQKPTSEDRK, encoded by the coding sequence GTGGCGTTTCAGCAAAAAAACCGGTATGATTTAAAAGACCTGCGCCGCATTATCGAGATTCTGCGCGCGCCGGGCGGTTGTCCGTGGGACCGTGCGCAAGACCATCACTCTATCCGCAATGATTTTATTGAGGAAACGTATGAGGCGGTCGAGGCGATTGACCGAGAGGACAGCACCCTTCTGCGGGAAGAACTGGGCGATGTCCTGTTTCAAGTTTTGTTCCACTGTCAGCTGGAGCAGGAAGCTGGCCGTTTTTCGTTCGATGACATTGTAGACGGCGTAGCCAAAAAAATGATTGTGCGCCACCCGCATGTTTTCGGAACCGTAAAGGTCAGCAGTATGTCTCAACTCCTGCAGAACTGGGATGCAATTAAAGAAAAAACCAAAAAACAAACCAGTCAGACAGAGGTCCTGCGCAGTGTTTCACCTGCGCTGCCGTCGCTGATGCGTGCGGCAAAAATACAGAAAAAGGCACAAAAAGCCGGTTACCCGCCGGAGCAGCCACCGCAGAAGGCTGTTTCTCGGCAGGAGGCAGGTGAACTGCTTTTGCAGGCGGTGCGTACGGTGCATGCCGCAGGGCTGGAGCCGGAGCAGGTGCTGCAGGAAGCGACCGAATCCTATATTGACTCTTTTTCACAATGGGAGGCAGCGCAGACATTGCAAAAGCCGACCAGTGAAGACAGGAAATGA
- a CDS encoding HU family DNA-binding protein, translated as MNKTELINAVAEKTAVSKKDTENIINAAISSIIETVADEEKVQLAGFGTFECRNRSARQGRDPRTNTTIEIPASKAPAFKAGKAFKDAVNK; from the coding sequence ATGAATAAAACAGAACTTATCAATGCTGTTGCAGAGAAAACTGCTGTATCTAAAAAAGATACTGAAAATATTATCAATGCTGCTATCAGCTCCATCATCGAAACAGTCGCCGACGAAGAAAAGGTACAGCTGGCAGGCTTCGGCACTTTTGAGTGCCGCAACCGCAGCGCACGGCAGGGCCGTGACCCCCGCACCAATACGACCATTGAGATTCCAGCTTCCAAGGCACCGGCATTCAAGGCTGGCAAGGCATTTAAGGACGCTGTGAATAAGTAA
- a CDS encoding YjdF family protein translates to MEQIVSRLTVFFEDPFWVGVCEHSDSGGYGVCRVVFGAEPKDYEVYDKVICGYCRLRYGHTALAAEDSTEKRNPKRMQREAARQMKVRGISTKAQQALKLQQEQGKAARRVKSRAQKEAEKERRFLLHQEKRREKKKGR, encoded by the coding sequence ATGGAACAGATTGTATCACGGCTGACTGTTTTTTTCGAGGATCCATTTTGGGTGGGTGTATGCGAGCACAGTGACAGCGGCGGCTATGGTGTCTGCCGCGTTGTGTTTGGCGCGGAGCCGAAGGACTATGAGGTTTACGACAAGGTGATCTGCGGCTATTGCCGTTTGCGGTACGGACATACAGCCCTTGCTGCCGAAGACAGCACCGAAAAGCGAAACCCGAAGCGGATGCAGCGGGAAGCCGCCCGGCAGATGAAGGTCCGCGGCATCAGCACAAAAGCGCAGCAGGCACTGAAGCTCCAACAGGAGCAGGGCAAAGCGGCGCGCAGGGTGAAGAGCCGCGCACAGAAAGAAGCCGAAAAAGAGCGCCGGTTTCTGCTGCACCAAGAAAAACGCCGGGAAAAGAAAAAAGGCCGGTGA
- a CDS encoding RNA-binding S4 domain-containing protein — protein sequence MRLDKFLKVSRIIKRRTVANEACDAGRVLANGRSARASYDVKVGDKLEITLGGRAVKAEVLSVDEHATKDSAASMYRILEE from the coding sequence ATGCGTCTGGATAAATTTTTAAAAGTATCCCGTATCATTAAACGCCGTACGGTGGCAAATGAAGCCTGTGACGCCGGCCGGGTGTTGGCAAACGGCCGGTCGGCTCGTGCTTCCTACGATGTGAAGGTCGGCGACAAGCTGGAAATCACATTGGGCGGCCGCGCAGTTAAGGCGGAAGTGCTCAGTGTTGACGAGCACGCCACCAAGGACAGCGCAGCTTCTATGTACCGGATTCTGGAAGAATAG
- the yabP gene encoding sporulation protein YabP produces the protein MYDEKREEKSPSSAKSPHILTLENRHQLRATGVSNVDSFDEQTVVVYTSLGQLVVRGEELQIEKLNVETGELTLTGTVASMTYVGDEKRGRPLSRLFR, from the coding sequence ATGTACGACGAAAAACGGGAAGAAAAAAGTCCTTCCTCTGCAAAATCACCGCATATTCTTACGCTGGAAAACCGGCATCAGCTGCGTGCAACCGGCGTTTCCAATGTCGACAGTTTTGATGAGCAGACGGTGGTCGTCTACACGTCACTGGGACAGCTGGTTGTACGGGGGGAAGAACTGCAGATTGAAAAGCTGAATGTGGAGACAGGCGAGCTGACTCTGACCGGCACGGTCGCTTCCATGACCTATGTGGGCGACGAAAAGCGCGGCAGGCCTTTGTCGCGCCTGTTCCGGTAG
- a CDS encoding FtsB family cell division protein, translated as MEKHRTQKKPRQKRSVLLTLALVVFCVYMLAAIVNQRMQISSQKAKLQSIQAEIQVQEIKNSDVRHELQSQGASSEYVARIARESLNMAKAGERIFICPGGD; from the coding sequence ATGGAAAAACACCGCACGCAAAAAAAGCCGCGCCAAAAGCGCAGCGTCCTTCTGACGCTGGCGCTGGTCGTGTTCTGTGTGTATATGCTAGCGGCTATCGTCAACCAGCGAATGCAGATAAGCAGCCAAAAAGCAAAACTGCAGAGCATTCAGGCAGAAATACAGGTACAAGAAATAAAAAACAGCGACGTTCGCCATGAGCTGCAAAGCCAGGGTGCCAGCAGTGAATATGTTGCGCGTATCGCCCGCGAAAGCCTGAACATGGCCAAAGCAGGAGAGAGAATCTTCATCTGTCCGGGCGGCGACTGA
- a CDS encoding S1 RNA-binding domain-containing protein: MQLEVGTVVEGKVTGITSFGAFVELPTGQTGMVHISEIAPTFVREIRDFVSVGQTVKVKILNIGENNKISLSMKQVEGQNLGGNNHRPPQQQQGGRPRQQHHRKPEPQQHRPGNFEWQPRRNEPADFEDMMTHFKQTSDEKISDLKKTLEGKHGGYSRRGNGFH; the protein is encoded by the coding sequence ATGCAGCTTGAGGTAGGTACTGTTGTGGAAGGCAAGGTCACCGGAATTACGAGTTTCGGTGCGTTTGTGGAACTTCCTACCGGCCAAACCGGCATGGTTCATATTTCCGAAATTGCGCCCACGTTTGTGCGCGAAATTCGTGATTTTGTTTCGGTGGGGCAGACCGTCAAGGTGAAAATCCTGAATATCGGTGAGAATAATAAAATCAGCCTTTCCATGAAACAGGTGGAAGGGCAGAATTTGGGCGGAAACAACCATCGGCCGCCACAGCAGCAGCAGGGAGGCCGCCCGCGCCAGCAGCACCACCGCAAGCCGGAACCGCAGCAGCATCGCCCAGGCAACTTCGAGTGGCAGCCGCGCCGCAATGAACCAGCTGATTTTGAAGATATGATGACACACTTTAAGCAGACAAGCGATGAAAAAATATCGGACTTAAAAAAGACACTGGAAGGTAAGCACGGCGGATATTCCCGCCGCGGCAATGGCTTCCACTGA
- a CDS encoding amidohydrolase: MLFINANIHTMEGTPIGGGWLQTKGGVIAGMGPMADVPSGEKTYDCCGADMYPGFMDAHTHLGMMEDGLTFEGDDLNEDTDPTTPQLRAIDGLNPLDRDFQEAAAAGVTTVVTGPGSANPIGGQMAAIKTCCPDGCIDDSILKAPVAIKMALGENPKDVYHDKDTGPVTRMATAAFIREELLKAQRYEKELHRSEEDEDAEPPEFDMKAEALLPALRGETEVHFHAHRADDIFTAIRIGKEFHLDYVIIHGTEGHLIAPRLAKEHVRVLSGPFLADRSKPELRSQTPACPGILAKAGVQVAIITDHSVIPIQYLPLCAGLAVREGMEREAALRAITIEPARICRLDNRVGSLRQGKDADFSLFDCDPLSSYSKPLLVVENGSIVYERG; this comes from the coding sequence ATGCTGTTTATCAATGCAAACATACATACCATGGAAGGCACTCCGATAGGGGGCGGGTGGCTGCAGACAAAGGGCGGCGTTATCGCCGGCATGGGACCGATGGCCGATGTCCCGTCGGGAGAAAAGACGTATGACTGCTGTGGTGCGGATATGTACCCCGGCTTTATGGACGCTCACACGCATCTCGGCATGATGGAGGATGGGCTGACCTTTGAGGGAGACGACCTCAATGAGGATACGGACCCCACCACACCGCAGCTGCGCGCCATTGATGGCTTAAACCCGCTGGACCGCGACTTTCAGGAAGCCGCCGCCGCCGGTGTGACAACCGTTGTAACCGGACCGGGCAGTGCCAATCCTATCGGCGGCCAAATGGCTGCCATAAAAACCTGCTGCCCGGACGGCTGTATCGACGACAGCATTTTAAAGGCACCGGTTGCCATTAAAATGGCACTGGGTGAAAACCCGAAAGATGTTTACCATGACAAGGACACCGGCCCCGTTACCCGTATGGCAACCGCTGCATTTATTCGGGAAGAGCTGCTGAAAGCACAGCGCTATGAAAAGGAACTGCACCGCAGTGAAGAGGACGAGGATGCGGAGCCGCCGGAATTTGACATGAAGGCAGAGGCACTGCTGCCAGCCCTGCGCGGCGAAACAGAGGTCCATTTCCATGCGCACCGTGCGGACGACATTTTTACGGCCATTCGCATCGGCAAAGAGTTTCATCTGGATTATGTCATTATCCATGGAACGGAAGGGCATCTTATTGCGCCGCGGCTGGCAAAGGAGCACGTGCGTGTGCTGAGCGGCCCGTTCCTTGCGGACCGCAGCAAGCCGGAACTGCGCAGCCAGACACCAGCCTGCCCGGGTATTCTTGCCAAAGCCGGTGTGCAGGTGGCCATCATTACGGACCATTCGGTCATTCCCATTCAGTACCTCCCGCTCTGTGCGGGACTGGCTGTGCGGGAAGGCATGGAACGAGAGGCCGCTCTGCGGGCGATTACCATTGAACCGGCGCGCATCTGCCGGCTGGATAACCGTGTGGGGTCCCTGCGGCAGGGCAAAGACGCGGATTTTTCTCTGTTCGACTGTGACCCGCTTTCCAGCTATTCAAAACCGCTGCTGGTAGTAGAAAACGGCAGCATCGTCTATGAACGCGGCTGA
- a CDS encoding fumarate hydratase, whose product MRELNAQCITDTIAELCVKANRSLPTDLESCIREKGQEESSPIGKAVFQDLCDNMEAARRLSIPVCQDTGMAVVFAEVGQEVHITGSFEEAVNRGVAKGYTEGLLRCSVAADPIRRGNTGDNTPAILHTRLVPGDKVHLTVAPKGFGSENMSRLKMLTPAASEADIIGFVVETARLAGSNPCPPMVLGVGIGGDFEKCAELAKEALCRPVSEKNPDPYYAQLEEKMLKAVNDLHIGPQGFGGDITCLSLAICQFPTHIAGLPVAVNVGCHVTRHADAVL is encoded by the coding sequence ATGAGAGAATTAAATGCCCAGTGCATTACCGACACCATTGCAGAACTCTGCGTCAAAGCCAACCGCAGCCTGCCGACAGACTTGGAAAGCTGTATTCGGGAAAAAGGCCAAGAGGAAAGCAGTCCTATCGGCAAAGCCGTTTTTCAGGACCTGTGTGACAATATGGAAGCCGCCCGCCGACTGTCCATACCGGTGTGTCAGGATACCGGTATGGCGGTCGTCTTTGCGGAAGTTGGGCAGGAGGTACACATCACCGGCAGCTTTGAGGAAGCGGTCAATCGGGGTGTAGCCAAAGGTTATACCGAAGGACTGCTGCGCTGTTCCGTTGCGGCGGACCCAATCCGCCGGGGCAATACTGGTGACAACACACCAGCTATTCTGCACACACGGCTGGTGCCCGGCGACAAGGTGCATCTGACCGTAGCGCCGAAAGGCTTTGGCAGCGAAAATATGAGCCGCTTAAAAATGCTGACGCCAGCCGCCAGCGAAGCGGACATTATCGGCTTCGTGGTGGAAACTGCACGTTTAGCCGGCAGCAATCCCTGCCCGCCCATGGTACTGGGTGTAGGTATCGGCGGCGATTTTGAAAAGTGCGCCGAACTTGCCAAAGAGGCATTGTGCCGTCCGGTTTCAGAAAAGAATCCGGACCCGTATTATGCACAGCTGGAGGAGAAAATGCTGAAGGCTGTCAATGACCTGCACATTGGGCCGCAGGGCTTCGGCGGTGACATTACCTGCCTGTCGCTCGCCATCTGCCAGTTTCCCACACACATTGCGGGGCTGCCGGTGGCTGTGAATGTAGGCTGTCATGTGACACGACACGCTGACGCAGTGCTGTAA
- the hpf gene encoding ribosome hibernation-promoting factor, HPF/YfiA family gives MNVTITGRKVNLRDSFKELARKKLSRFDRIFDENATAKIVVTVERNRQTVEITVHSNGMIFRGEATDYDMNTALDEVISSLGRQIRKNKSRLDKQIHSAALDQYIQQYVNANAEPEESYKIVRTKHFVVKPMSVDEAILQMNMLEHQFFMFRNQDTEQINVVYRRKAGNYGLLEPENPADDE, from the coding sequence ATGAATGTTACCATAACCGGCAGAAAAGTGAACCTGCGCGACAGTTTTAAGGAGCTTGCCCGTAAAAAGCTTTCTCGTTTTGACCGCATTTTTGATGAAAATGCAACCGCAAAAATTGTGGTCACCGTGGAGCGCAACCGCCAGACCGTTGAAATCACCGTTCACAGCAACGGCATGATTTTCCGCGGCGAAGCTACGGACTACGATATGAACACCGCACTGGATGAGGTCATCAGCTCCCTTGGGCGGCAGATTCGCAAAAACAAGAGCAGGCTGGACAAGCAAATTCACTCTGCCGCACTGGACCAGTACATACAGCAGTATGTCAATGCCAATGCCGAGCCGGAGGAAAGCTACAAAATTGTGCGTACCAAGCACTTTGTGGTGAAGCCGATGAGCGTAGATGAAGCGATTCTGCAGATGAACATGCTGGAGCATCAGTTCTTTATGTTCCGCAATCAGGACACCGAGCAGATTAACGTGGTCTATCGCCGCAAGGCCGGCAACTATGGTCTTCTGGAGCCGGAAAATCCGGCAGATGACGAATGA